A window of Halovivax gelatinilyticus genomic DNA:
ACGGTCGTCCGGTCCCTCGGCGATCGGCTCTATCGAGGCGTCGGTCGTGCGACGCGATCGGTACAGTCTATCCGACCAGTGGACGCCGATCTACTCGAGAACGAGACGAGTTACCTCGTGGCCGTCGACACGCCGGGCGTCGAGTCATCCGACCTCGACATCCGGTATCTAGATGGGCGCGTGACGGTAACCTGTGACCGAAACCATCTCAACTCTGATAGGTTCGAGAGACGATTCTGGGGCCGAACGACGACCCTCTCCGGATCGATTTCGTTACCAGACGACGCAATCGTCGACGCGAACGAGGCCGAAGCCCGGCTCACGAGCGTCGGAACCGTCCGAATCGAACTGCCGAAAGAATCACCAGAGACGCGGGCGGAACCGGCCGGAGAACAGATTCCGATCGACGACTGACTGCGGGCGCTGTCGTGAGTACGCGACGCTTCGACGCCCAACTGAGTTCTACGATTTAACTTTGCGTACGCTCCTAGCTATCGGATTCGATCGTCATTCCCGGCACGATATCGAACGACTCGTCGCCGTCGAACCGACACGGATCGAACGCGTCGATTCCGATTTCGCCGAGTACCTGTCGCGCGAGGCGGTCGCCGATGGCCGGTGCGCGCATGAAGCCGTGACCCTGGAACCCCGTCGCCAGGAAGACGCCGTCTTCGATCTCGCCGACGAGCGGATTTCCGTCAGGTGTTGCCGTACACAGCCCGGCCCAGGCGCGGACAGTGGACGGGTCGAACGCCGGAAACCGATGGCTCACCTCCGCGAGCACCGATTCAGCGAAGCCGGCCGACGCATCCCGGTTCCAGGAGTCGGGGTCCGCTTCGACCCGTTCGGTCCCGTCTCCCGCCAGTAACCCGTCGGGATGGGGGCGAACGTAGACGTCGGCGGACGCGTCGAAACACATCGGTTCGGTGTACGGTTCGTCGGCGACGAGC
This region includes:
- a CDS encoding Hsp20/alpha crystallin family protein, which produces MNPRTVVRSLGDRLYRGVGRATRSVQSIRPVDADLLENETSYLVAVDTPGVESSDLDIRYLDGRVTVTCDRNHLNSDRFERRFWGRTTTLSGSISLPDDAIVDANEAEARLTSVGTVRIELPKESPETRAEPAGEQIPIDD